The DNA region AGCAGTCACATACGTCATCTTCAGGAATGAGATTTTTTCCTTTGCATGCAGGACACGCACTTGTTGGCGCTTTTGCAAGCACCGGGTTAACGGGCAAATCTTTTTCTTTTGCAGGAACAATCTCACCACAGTCATTACAGTACCAGAACGGTATTGGCGTGCCAAAGGTTCGCTGGCGCGAAATAATCCAATCCCAGTCAAGCGATTTTGCCCAATCCTCAAGGCGCTTATATTCCTTTTTTGGATACCACGCAATCTTTTTTGCATCAGCAATAATGTCTTTGGTAAACGTTTTAACCGTAATAAACCACTGTTCAACAGGAAGCAATTCAATTGGTGAAAGACAGCTTCCGCGCTCAGTGTGCGCAAGCACTCGTGATGGATAATTTTTGATATCCCGCACAAGTCCTTTTTTTTCAAGAACTGCAAGCACGGCTTTTCGCGCTTCAAGAACAGTCATGCCATCATAGTCTCCTGTGTTTTTCATGCGGCCATCAGTAGTAATTATATCATATGAAGGGAGCTTGTAGCGTTTTTGCCATGCAATATCTTGTTCGTCACCATACGTGCAGAGATAAACTACGCCAGTTCCAAAATCTTTGTCAACATCTTTGTCAGCAAGAATGCTAACACTCCTGCCACTAATAGGCAATAGCACTTTTTTGCCAACAAGGTGTTTATAGCGCTCATCCTGGGGGTGAGCGAAAACAGCAGCGCATGCAGGCATCATTTCGGGACGCGACGTTGCGATTGTAATGTGACCTTTTTTGTCTTCAAGAGGCAAATCAATTGCGTACAAGGTTCCTTGCTTATCAAGATATCCCACTTCGGCTTTTGCAAGAGCGGTTTCACAGTTTGTGCAAAACAAGACAGGATGCTTTGCGCGATAGAGTAATCCTTTTTTGTAGAATTTAAGCAGGCTTTTTTGTACGAGTCGTTTATAATCATCATTCATAGTGCGGTACTCATAGCGCCAGTCAGTTGAGTACCCAATCTGGTTGCATTGCTCTTTCATGTGTTCTGCAGCCTTGTGCGTCCATTCAACACATTTTTCAATGAATTTTTTTGTATCACGCGGGCTCACCCCATATTCGCGCTCAACTTTCATCTCTGTTGGGAGTCCGTGACAATCAAAACCCTGCGGGAGATACACATTTTTTCCGCGCATGCGCTCAAAACGTGCAAGAATGTCTATCCAGGTAAAATCAAGCACGTGACCCATGTGCAGGGTGCCTGAGGTGAATGGTGGTGGCGTGTCAATACCATAATTTATATCCTTAAGGGTAAAATTGTAGGTTCCCTGCTTTTTCCAGGAAACAATCCATTTTTTTTCAACAGATTTTATGTCATAACGCTTGTCTAGAGTCATTGCTAACCTCTCCAAATATAGTTTTGTATAAAAAAGGTTTTGATAACACTAATAGAGCGGCAATACGGGACATTCACCCATCAAGGCAGTTCTATTCATAGTAAAAAACATTATTTCTCAATTATTTAAAAAGGTATGGGTAAACAAGAAAGGCACGATTGCTCTATCAAGAGCAAAACTAACACCCTGCTTTGCGCTCGTTGAAAGAAGTGATTCAAGAAGTGATGCTTGACGCGCATACTCCACAAACTGAATCTTGTTTGCACGGGTAATTGATTTAAGATATGCATCCAGTTCTTTTGAACCGCCAATTTCATCAACAAAACCCTGCACAACCCCTTCTC from archaeon CG10_big_fil_rev_8_21_14_0_10_43_11 includes:
- a CDS encoding valine--tRNA ligase, whose translation is MTLDKRYDIKSVEKKWIVSWKKQGTYNFTLKDINYGIDTPPPFTSGTLHMGHVLDFTWIDILARFERMRGKNVYLPQGFDCHGLPTEMKVEREYGVSPRDTKKFIEKCVEWTHKAAEHMKEQCNQIGYSTDWRYEYRTMNDDYKRLVQKSLLKFYKKGLLYRAKHPVLFCTNCETALAKAEVGYLDKQGTLYAIDLPLEDKKGHITIATSRPEMMPACAAVFAHPQDERYKHLVGKKVLLPISGRSVSILADKDVDKDFGTGVVYLCTYGDEQDIAWQKRYKLPSYDIITTDGRMKNTGDYDGMTVLEARKAVLAVLEKKGLVRDIKNYPSRVLAHTERGSCLSPIELLPVEQWFITVKTFTKDIIADAKKIAWYPKKEYKRLEDWAKSLDWDWIISRQRTFGTPIPFWYCNDCGEIVPAKEKDLPVNPVLAKAPTSACPACKGKNLIPEDDVCDCWIDSSMSALKIAKFWEDDHFFSKTYPTSLRPQGYEIIRTWLFYTLFRSKQLTGKIPWKEAIIHGMVAGTDGRKMSKSFGNTVDPDDVLAQYGGDVVRQWGALPIGSDDFPFSWEELKHADKFLTKLWNISRFIENHASALRPKKLQPSDRWVLHELNMLKKEYWKNMDARTFGNALRATRNFIWHVFADYYIEMVKHRLYRVEEFGEDSKNAAIHTLRAVLKECLLMLAPFTPFIAEEIWHGLFEAKTSIHLEQLPAVEKKYLKKDYKTVGDEIVEFINKTREEKQKQQLSLGAEIDSLTLKAKHAHDIKELQGMLRAKTIVLKK